CAACGCGGCGGTGCCCGTGGTGGTGGCCGGGCTGGTCGCCGTCGTGGCGTTCGTCGCCCGTCCCGTCGTCGACCGGGTCCCCGGGCCGTTTCCGCCGCTACGGGCCGTCGCCGCGGTCACCGCGCTGGCCCTGCTGGCACCGGTGCTCGCCGACGAGGTGCCGGTGGCCAGCAACCGGGACGGCCCACCGGAACGGCTGACCGTGGTGGCGTACAACATCCGGATGGGCTTCGGGCTGGACGGTCGGTTCGACCTGCCCGGGCTCGCCGAGGCCGTCGGCCGGCAACGGCCCGACGTGGTGCTGCTCAGCGAGGTGGACCGGGCCTGGCTGCTCAACGGTGGGCACGACACCCTGGACCTGCTGGCCGACCGGCTCGGTATGCCGTACGTCTTCGGGCCTGCCGCCGACCCCGTCTGGGGTGACGCGGTGCTCAGCCGTTGGCCGGTGAGCGATCCGCGGACCCTCCCGCTGCCGGCCGTCGGTGCGCCCACCGGTGCGCAGGCACTCGCCGTCACGCTGGACCTCGGCGACGGCGTCCGCGCCGCCGTGGTCAGCACCCACCTGCAACCTCCGCCGGGGCGGGGCCCGGTGGTCCAGGCCCGCGCGGTCGCCGACTTCGCCATTCGGTACGCGGCCGGCCGGCCCTGGTGGTGGCCGGCGACCTGAACACGGAGCCGGGCGACGAGGCGTTCGGGCAGTTCATCAACGCGGGCCTGGTCGACGCGTTGGCGGCGGCCCGGCCGCTGGCGACCAGCCCGGCCGACGACCCGCGCGAGCAGATCGACCACATCTTCGTCTCGCCCGGTCTCACTCCCAGCGACCCGGTCGCGCCGCGCAGCACGGCCAGTGACCACCTGCCGGTCGCGGTGACCCTGACCCCTTCCGCCGCGCTACAGGCGGTCGGCGGCCAGTAGCCGGTCGGCGGTGAAGGCGAGCAACCAACCGCCGCCCTTGGGGGTGGTGAAGTCCGCGTCGGCGCGGCCGGTCAGCCGCTCCAGGGCACCCGGCAGCACCTTGCCCTGGCTGCACACCGCCACCTGCCCACCGGCGGTGGCCAGCTCCAGCAGCCGGGCGGCGGTGGCCAGGATCCGCTCGTCGCTCTGCTGGCCGGGCTGTGGCTCGTCCAGGTCGCCGCAGATCTCGATCGGCAGGTCGAGCAGCGCGGCGGCCGGGTCCAGGGTCTGCACGCACCGTCGCGGTGACGCCGACACCAGCCGGGCCGGCCGGATCAGGGCGACCAGTTCGGCCAGCGTGCTCGCCTGGGCCCACCCCTCGGCGTCCAGGGGCCGCCCGACGTCGGGGCCGGACCAGGTGGCCCGCTTGCCGGCGTGCGCGTGCCGGACCAGCGCGACCGTCGCGGTCACCGACGGCAGCGCGGCGAACGCCGCCAGCACCTCGGCATCGTGGGGGTAGCTGACCAACTGGATCGCGTCGTCCACCGCGAGCCAGCGCATGTCGTCCACCTCGGTGCCCGGTTGGAAACCGCCGCTGGCCACCGCGAGCATGGACCAGTAGTCGACCAGCTTGGCCTGCCCCTCGCTGCGGTACCGCACCGACGGCAGCCGGACCTGCGGCACGCCCCGCACGTCGGCCTCCTCGGCCACCTCGCGGACCGCCGCCGCCAGCGCGTGCTCGCCCGGCTCCAGCTTGCCCTTCGGCAGCGTCCAGTCGCCGTAGCGGGGGCGGTGGACCACACAGACGCGTACGCCATCGGGGGACGGCCGCCAGGCCACCCCGCCCGCCGCCCGGATGCCGGTCACGGCAGCCAACTGGTCCGCCGCCGCCGGGTGGCCCGGTGCCAGGCGGCCGGGAAGAGATCCCGCATCCGGCGTACCGACTCCCGATCCCGTTCGGCCAGCCGCCCGGCGGTGACCGCCAGCTCGTGGTCGCCCGGCCGCTCGGCGGCGATCTCCAGCCAGGTTTCCGCTGCCACTGCCGCATCCTGGTGCTCGCCGAGCACGTCCTGCACACGGGAAAGGGCACGGGACAGCCGGCGTGCGCCTTTGCTGACCGTCGGTGCCACCGCGTTGACCGCGTACCGGGCCTGCTTGCCCTCCTTGCGAACGGCGTGCCAGCGTTCGTCCGGCGACCGTGCGTCGAGCCCGGCGACGCCGTCCGGCCCGGCCAGCCGCCCCCAGGGCCGGGCCACCAGCGCGGGCAGCGCCTCCGCCCGGGGGCAGCCGACGCGCTGGTGAGCCGGGGCGCGCGGGCGGCCGCCACCAGAGTGTCCACCAGGGCCAGGTAGCGCGCGGAGCGCAGCGCTTCGTCGATGGCGGTGAGCGCCAGCCGTTGCCGGTCGGCGAGCACCTCGTCCAGCCGGTCCACCGCGCCCTGGTCGAGAGGGCTGAGCGGATCGGCGCTCGCGGTGCGGCGCAGCCGTTCGCGCAGCACCTCGGCGTCGCGGGCCGCGCCGAGGACACCGGCCAGCCACCGCAGCTCGGTGCGCAGCGGACGGGACCAGGTCTTGCGGATCAGCGGCTTGAAGGTGCGCAGATCACTGCGGAGGCGTCGACAGGCCACCCGCATCTGGTGCACGGCGGTGTCGCCACCGGCGGCCGGGGCACGCAGCCGGACCAGCGGATCGTGCGCCAGCAGTCGCCGGATCTCCTTGCGGACCGCCTCGGTCACCACCTCGCCGGCGGTCGGCTCGGCGGTCAGCCCGGCGGGCGCGATCAGGTCCGGATCGGCCTGCGCCGTCGCGCCCAGCGCCCGTACGTGCTTCGGGGTGAACGACCCGCCCTGGGCGCCCGATTCGCGTAGCACCGCGCCGACCCGGTCGAGCAGCTTCCGGTCGCCGGCCTTGAGCTCCACCTCCAGCTCGCGGAACGTGCCAGTGGTGGCGCCGGAGTCGTCGAGCACGGTCACCCGGTCGTCCACCACCTCGGCGAGCACCGAGTCGGCCTTGTCGCACACCTCGTACGCGTGCCGGACCGTCCGGACCACCGTCACCGGGGCCAGCGGTGCCCCCCGGTGGAGGACGGTGACCAACTCCACCAGCTCCGGTGGCGGCTGCCCCTTCGGCCCGGGGCGGGAGATCTCGTGCCGGACGCCCGGCGTCCCGGTCGGCAGCTTCACCGTCCAGGGCAACTCGTCGCCCCGGCGGTGGCGCAGCGAGGCACCGGCGCGGGCCAGCCGCAGGTCCACGGTGTCGAGGTAGCGGGCGACCAACGTCGCCGGTGGCAGCGCCCGGATCCGACCTCCGGCCGGGGCCGTGGCGGCCAGGTCCGGCAGCACGTACGCGTCGTCCACCTCGTACTTCTGCTCCTCCTCGACCATCAGCTCAGCCTATGCGCTGATCGGTCAGCTGGCCCTGCCACCGACGCGGTGCAGCAGCAGTTCCTGCAGATGCGTCCGGGCGGTGTCGTCACCGCCGGTACGCCGGGTCCAACTGCCGTCACCGGCCAGGTCGAACGCGTCCACGTCGGGGCTCATCGCGGCGGTCAGCATGTGGTCCAGCTCGGCGCGGGCGACCGGGTCACTCACCCGCACCAGCGCCTCCACCCGACGGTCGAGGTTGCGGTGCATCAGGTCGGCCGAGCCCATCCAGAACTCGGCCTCGCCGTTGTTGCCGAACCGGAAGACCCGGGAGTGCTCCAGGAAACGGCCGAGGATCGAGCGGACCCGGATGTTCTCCGACAACCCCGGCACCCCGGGGCGCAGCGTGCACATGCCACGGATGAGCAGGTCGACGTGCACACCGGCCTGGGAGGCTCGGTACAGCGCGTCGGTCACCCCCTCGTCGACAAGTGAGTTGACCTTGAACTGGACCAGGCCGGGCATGCCCAGCCGGACGTGGGAGATCTCCCGCTCGATCCGCTCGATGAGGCCACTGCGGATGCCCTGCGGGGCGACCAGCAACCGCCGGAACGCGGTCTGCCGGCTGTAGCCGGTGAGCACGTTGAACAGGTCGGTGAGGTCGGCGCCGATTTCCGGGTCGGCGGTGAGCATGCCGAAGTCCTCGTACATCCGGGCGGTCTTCGGGTGGTAGTTGCCGGTGCCGATGTGGCAGTAGCGGCGGATCTGGTTGCCCTCCTGGCGGACCACCAGCGCGGTCTTGCAGTGCGTCTTCAGGCCGACCAGGCCGTACACCACGTGGCAGCCGGCGCGCTCCAGCGTGCGGGCCCAGCCAATGTTGGCCACCTCGTCGAAACGAGCCTTCACCTCCACCAGCACCACCACCTGCTTGCCGGCGGCGGCCGCGTCGACCAGCGCGTCGACGATCGGGGAGTCGCCGCTGGTGCGGTAGAGGGTCTGCTTGATGGCCAGCACGTCCGGGTCGGCGGCGGCCTGCTCGATGAAGCGCTGCACGCTGGTCGCGAACGAGTGGTACGGGTGGTGCACGAGGATGTCCCCGTCGCGCAGGGTGGAGAAGACGCTGCGCGGCACCTCCCCCTCGGCGAGCCGGGGGTGGGTGGACGGCACGAACGGCGGGTCCTTGAGGTCCGGCCGGTCGGCCTCGCCGTAGACCTGCCACAGAGCGGAGAGGTCCAGCAGCCCGGGCACCCGCTGCACGTCCTGGTCGTTCATGTCCAGCTCGCGGACGAGTAGTTCCAGCATGTGGTCGGAGATGGACGCGGCCACCTCCAGGCGGACCGGCGGGCCGAACCGCCGCCGGGCCAGCTCCCGCTCCAGAGCCTGGAGCAGGTCCTCGTCGCGGTCCTCGTCGACCTCCACCTCGGCGTTGCGGGTGACCCGGAAGAGGTGGCACTCGACCACCTGCATGCCACTGAACAACTGGCCGAGGTGCACCGAGATCAGGTCCTCCACCGGCAGCATCCGTACGCCCGGCTGGTCCCGGTCCACCCGGACGAAGCGGGGGACGTTATTGGGCACCTTCACCCGGGCGAACAGCTCAGAACCGCCGTCGGGGTCGCGAACCGCCACCGCCAGGTTCAGCGACCGCCCCGAGATGTACGGGAACGGGTGCGCCGGGTCCACCGCGAGCGGGGTCAGCACCGGGAAGATGTGCTCCCGGAAATAGGTGCGCAACCGCTCCCGCTCGGGGTCGCCCAGATCGGCCCAGCGCAGTATCCGGATGCCCTCGTCGGCCAGCTTGGGCAGCACATCGTCGACGAAGCAGGCGGCATGCCGCGCGCCCAGTTCGGCGGTGCGCTCGGCGATCAGCGCCAGCTGGGTACGCAGAGGCAGGCGGTCCCCGCCGCGTACCGGCAGGCCGGCGGAGAGTCGCCGCTTCAGCCCGGCGATCCGCACCATGTAGAACTCGTCG
The window above is part of the Micromonospora sp. LH3U1 genome. Proteins encoded here:
- a CDS encoding NUDIX hydrolase yields the protein MAAVTGIRAAGGVAWRPSPDGVRVCVVHRPRYGDWTLPKGKLEPGEHALAAAVREVAEEADVRGVPQVRLPSVRYRSEGQAKLVDYWSMLAVASGGFQPGTEVDDMRWLAVDDAIQLVSYPHDAEVLAAFAALPSVTATVALVRHAHAGKRATWSGPDVGRPLDAEGWAQASTLAELVALIRPARLVSASPRRCVQTLDPAAALLDLPIEICGDLDEPQPGQQSDERILATAARLLELATAGGQVAVCSQGKVLPGALERLTGRADADFTTPKGGGWLLAFTADRLLAADRL
- a CDS encoding RNA degradosome polyphosphate kinase; protein product: MSTPREHPARPPATDLRNGSRVRGTDGRFRPSRAERAGAARADTLADDPGAASSGLDEVLDSEPTTDPDGPAAGDVHQVLPSDLPTGSQDEDEEPPAATPLPEDRFLNRELSWLDFNARVLALAEDQRTPLLERAKFLAIFASNLDEFYMVRIAGLKRRLSAGLPVRGGDRLPLRTQLALIAERTAELGARHAACFVDDVLPKLADEGIRILRWADLGDPERERLRTYFREHIFPVLTPLAVDPAHPFPYISGRSLNLAVAVRDPDGGSELFARVKVPNNVPRFVRVDRDQPGVRMLPVEDLISVHLGQLFSGMQVVECHLFRVTRNAEVEVDEDRDEDLLQALERELARRRFGPPVRLEVAASISDHMLELLVRELDMNDQDVQRVPGLLDLSALWQVYGEADRPDLKDPPFVPSTHPRLAEGEVPRSVFSTLRDGDILVHHPYHSFATSVQRFIEQAAADPDVLAIKQTLYRTSGDSPIVDALVDAAAAGKQVVVLVEVKARFDEVANIGWARTLERAGCHVVYGLVGLKTHCKTALVVRQEGNQIRRYCHIGTGNYHPKTARMYEDFGMLTADPEIGADLTDLFNVLTGYSRQTAFRRLLVAPQGIRSGLIERIEREISHVRLGMPGLVQFKVNSLVDEGVTDALYRASQAGVHVDLLIRGMCTLRPGVPGLSENIRVRSILGRFLEHSRVFRFGNNGEAEFWMGSADLMHRNLDRRVEALVRVSDPVARAELDHMLTAAMSPDVDAFDLAGDGSWTRRTGGDDTARTHLQELLLHRVGGRAS